The genomic stretch ACGGCTGACCTATTGGGTGTTAATTTTTGCATAATTAAGACTTTTGAAAGAACCTCTTTAGTTCGAAAATAAAGTTTCAAGTTTCAAGATGCAAGTTACAAGTATGAAAAACCTTGGAATTCTAACTTCTTAAAAACACTGGATTCCCGTTTTCACGGGAATGACGGAGTTGGAGTCCTCCTGCCTTTTTACGAACTCATCAATATCCGTATTTTTGTACTAAACCATTCCCGGCCCCGAGGCGGCCAGCCAACCTTTCCTCGCATACCTCCGGTAAAGGAGATAGCATTGAACGAACTGGGAGATGTTCATGCACCACCAGACCGATGCGGCCCCATAGCCGAGGACCACGACAAAAAGATAAGCCAGGGGCAACCGGATAAACCAGATGGTCATGGACACCCGGACCATGACGCTTCGGGTGTCACCGGCCCCGCTTAAGCCCCCGCCGAGGATAATGCCCCAGGCCATAAAGGGCTCGCTGATCATGGCGATATAGATATAGCGGATGCTCTCCCGGACCACGATCGGGTTGGTGGAGAGAAACGAGGTAATCCACCAGGCGTTGATCACCACCAGAAGGGCCATGAAGGTGACTACCGAGACCCCGATCAGGGCCGTCACCAATCCACTTTTATAAGCTTCTTCCTGTTTCTTTTCCCCTAACAGATTTCCGATGATCACGGCATTGGCCATGTTGAAAGCGAAGGCCGGCAGGTAAATGGCCGATTCGATGCGCAGACCGGTTGTCAGGGCAGCCAGGGTTTCCACCCTGTTTTCCGGCAGTTCGCTGATGATCAGGAAAAGGACCATGCTGCCGGCCTGCCAGAGAATCTGGACCGCTGCCATAGGCCAACCGATGATGGTCACCTTTTTGACCAGGGCCGTTGAAAACGAGCGGACTCCGGTCATAAGCCTTCTTACCTGGGATAGATTGATAAGGCTGCCTACCAAGGAGGCCGTGGCTGTGGCCAGGGCTATCCCTTTGAAACCCAGAGAGGTATAGAAGACGAAAAAAAAATTGAGCAGGATATTGACGCCGCAGACGATGGTCATGGTCCGGAGAGAGATCTTGATCCTGTTGCAGGATCTCAGAATACCGTTGCCGTTAATGACTATATATTGGAAGAGGAGCCCCCCGGAGTAGATTTGAATCAAAGGGATGGTAAAAGGCTTGACCTGCTCCGGGATATTGAGCAGCCTGATCCCATCCGGGGCGAAGAAGATTCCCACCAGGGCGAAAAGGGTTCCGGCTCCGGCCGTGGCTAAAAGGGATGAAAAGACCGCGGTGGTCAGTTGTTCCTGGTCCCCGGCGGTGAAGAGACGGGAAACGACCGAGACCGTGCCGACCGTCAGGGCATTGGCCGCAATGATGAAAATAAAATAGAATTGAATGACAAAACCATAAGCCGCCTGGATGTTTTCCCCCAATCGGCCGGCTACAAAAACATCGGTAAGGCCGATGAGGAACTCGAACACCATGATGAGGGTCATGGGCCAGGCTATCTCCCAGCTTCGTGAAATAAAACATCCTATATCTTGGGTCTTAAGCCTGTCCCACACCGTAAATCCGATCAGCCCTTTTTGATCTCCGAATCACCTTTAAAAAAGTATAGAGTATAAAATAGGGGAAAGACAGGGGCAAGGATTATTTTCTTGACAGGGGTTAATTATTTTGTTTTATATAGAATTTATTTGTTCTCTATGGAGAATTAACAAGACGACCGAACGACCGATAGCCGGAAAACGAAGGGGGCAATATGGGTTTAGAAGGAAAACTTGCATTGGTAACAGGGGCTTCAATGCCAAAAGGCATTGGCAGACACACCGCCCTGACGCTGGCAAAGATGGGGGCGAATGTCGCAGTGACCGGCTTGCACCACATGGAAGGGGCAGCAGCCTTGTCAGAAGAAATCAAGGCCCTGGGCCGGAAATCCATGGCCGTTCAGATGGATGCGAGTAATTATGCGGAGGTCCAGAAAGGTTTTGCAGCCATAAAAGGGGCCTTGGGCC from Deltaproteobacteria bacterium encodes the following:
- a CDS encoding MATE family efflux transporter — protein: MWDRLKTQDIGCFISRSWEIAWPMTLIMVFEFLIGLTDVFVAGRLGENIQAAYGFVIQFYFIFIIAANALTVGTVSVVSRLFTAGDQEQLTTAVFSSLLATAGAGTLFALVGIFFAPDGIRLLNIPEQVKPFTIPLIQIYSGGLLFQYIVINGNGILRSCNRIKISLRTMTIVCGVNILLNFFFVFYTSLGFKGIALATATASLVGSLINLSQVRRLMTGVRSFSTALVKKVTIIGWPMAAVQILWQAGSMVLFLIISELPENRVETLAALTTGLRIESAIYLPAFAFNMANAVIIGNLLGEKKQEEAYKSGLVTALIGVSVVTFMALLVVINAWWITSFLSTNPIVVRESIRYIYIAMISEPFMAWGIILGGGLSGAGDTRSVMVRVSMTIWFIRLPLAYLFVVVLGYGAASVWWCMNISQFVQCYLLYRRYARKGWLAASGPGMV